A DNA window from Pseudomonas sp. B21-056 contains the following coding sequences:
- a CDS encoding RnfABCDGE type electron transport complex subunit G, with product MRNPGGLAILALLTGLGLGAIYLVQIGTAERIEAQQQTLANRTLLEVLPTDLYDNQPLAQPVLTDPATLAHSTLLGGYLATRNGQPAAVLLRSQALGYEGSIELLIAIAPSGRLLGVKTLRQAETPGLGAAIAGWPNAWLQTFNGKSREAPSDSGWALKKDQGQFDQLAGATVTSRAVLQAVHDALRYFDEHKASLTGGAAHE from the coding sequence ATGAGAAATCCTGGCGGTCTTGCCATCCTGGCGCTGTTGACCGGTCTCGGGCTTGGGGCGATTTACCTCGTGCAAATCGGCACTGCCGAGCGTATCGAGGCCCAGCAACAGACCCTTGCGAACAGAACCCTGCTCGAGGTGCTGCCGACCGACCTGTATGACAACCAGCCATTGGCACAACCGGTTCTGACCGATCCAGCGACCCTGGCCCATAGCACATTGCTGGGCGGCTACCTCGCGACCCGTAACGGCCAGCCCGCCGCTGTGCTGCTACGCAGCCAGGCGCTGGGTTATGAAGGTAGTATCGAACTGTTGATCGCCATTGCCCCGTCAGGCCGGCTGCTGGGTGTGAAGACTCTGCGTCAAGCGGAAACACCGGGCCTGGGCGCGGCAATTGCCGGCTGGCCGAATGCCTGGTTGCAGACCTTCAACGGTAAATCCCGTGAAGCGCCCAGCGACAGCGGCTGGGCCTTGAAAAAGGACCAGGGACAGTTCGATCAACTGGCCGGCGCAACGGTGACCTCCCGGGCGGTGCTCCAGGCCGTACACGATGCGCTGCGTTATTTCGACGAACACAAGGCATCCTTGACCGGAGGCGCTGCCCATGAATAA
- the bfr gene encoding bacterioferritin, whose protein sequence is MKGDVTVIQHLNKILANELVAINQYFLHARMYEDWGLNKLGKHEYHESIDEMKHADKLIKRILFLEGLPNVQDLGKLHIGEHTREMLECDLRIERTGHADLKAAIVHCESVGDFGSRELLEDILESEEEHIDWLETQLGLIDKVGLENYLQSQMGEE, encoded by the coding sequence ATGAAAGGCGACGTTACAGTCATCCAGCATCTCAACAAGATCCTCGCCAATGAACTGGTCGCAATCAACCAGTACTTCCTGCATGCACGCATGTACGAGGATTGGGGCCTGAACAAGCTGGGCAAACACGAGTACCACGAATCCATCGACGAGATGAAACACGCGGACAAGCTGATCAAGCGCATCCTGTTCCTCGAAGGCCTGCCGAACGTCCAGGACCTGGGCAAACTGCACATCGGCGAACACACCCGGGAAATGCTTGAGTGCGACCTGCGCATCGAACGCACCGGCCACGCCGACCTGAAAGCCGCCATCGTCCATTGCGAAAGCGTTGGCGACTTCGGCAGCCGTGAACTGCTGGAAGACATCCTCGAATCCGAGGAAGAGCACATCGACTGGCTGGAAACCCAACTGGGCCTGATCGACAAAGTGGGTCTTGAGAACTACCTGCAATCGCAGATGGGCGAAGAATAA
- a CDS encoding flagellar protein MotY, with protein MRQRYLALLSVFASLPAMALTFQTRLESIEWTVEGDKFECRLSQPITDFGSGEFVRRAGEQATFRLKTYNPMQGGGSATLLAAAAPWQPGRGDINLGSVRIGSGDVLFNSSQIQAGRLISGLMEGRSPVVRRNTEDGRVSEVRLLPVRFNKAFSDYQGCVAKLLPKNFEQIKQTQIGFPGEEVELDARAKAQLQVMLDFIKADPSVNHVELDGHSDNSGNRLTNRELSRRRALAVQDFFKANGFQESQITVRFHGERYPLVPNTNAANRAKNRRVVVQLSRVSPTEALAPQPTPQPVPPPAPAAAPAKAPAPAAAPAKAPAPAAAPAKTSAPTPIPATARTS; from the coding sequence GTGCGCCAGCGTTATCTAGCCTTGCTCAGTGTGTTTGCCAGCCTTCCCGCGATGGCGCTCACTTTCCAGACCCGTCTGGAGAGCATCGAGTGGACGGTCGAAGGCGACAAGTTCGAGTGCCGGCTGAGCCAGCCGATCACCGATTTCGGCAGCGGCGAATTCGTCCGTCGGGCGGGCGAGCAGGCCACGTTCCGCCTCAAGACCTATAACCCGATGCAGGGCGGCGGGTCGGCCACCTTGCTGGCGGCGGCTGCGCCATGGCAACCGGGACGGGGCGACATCAACCTGGGCTCGGTCAGGATCGGCAGTGGCGATGTACTGTTCAATAGCTCCCAGATACAGGCGGGGCGTTTGATCAGCGGGTTGATGGAGGGACGTAGCCCGGTGGTGCGTCGCAACACCGAGGATGGGCGGGTGTCGGAAGTCCGGCTGCTGCCCGTGCGCTTCAACAAGGCCTTCAGCGACTATCAAGGTTGTGTGGCGAAACTGTTGCCAAAGAATTTCGAACAGATAAAGCAGACCCAGATCGGCTTTCCCGGCGAAGAGGTCGAACTCGACGCGCGCGCCAAGGCTCAATTGCAGGTGATGCTCGACTTCATCAAGGCCGACCCGAGCGTCAATCATGTCGAGCTTGACGGTCACTCCGACAACAGCGGTAACCGTTTGACCAATCGCGAGTTGTCCCGCCGCCGGGCCCTGGCGGTCCAGGATTTCTTCAAGGCCAATGGCTTCCAGGAGTCGCAGATCACCGTGCGCTTCCATGGCGAGCGCTATCCCCTGGTGCCCAACACCAACGCCGCCAACCGGGCCAAGAACCGTCGTGTGGTCGTCCAGCTGTCGCGTGTGTCTCCCACCGAGGCGCTGGCACCGCAGCCAACCCCTCAGCCAGTACCACCACCTGCGCCCGCCGCGGCTCCAGCCAAGGCTCCTGCACCGGCTGCTGCGCCAGCCAAGGCCCCGGCACCCGCGGCTGCGCCGGCCAAGACCTCGGCCCCGACGCCCATCCCGGCGACTGCGCGCACATCCTGA
- the rnt gene encoding ribonuclease T, which translates to MSEEHFDDELDGNGGSSGTRHPMAARFRGYLPVVVDVETGGFNSATDALLEIAATTIGMDEKGFVFPDHTYFFRVEPFEGANIEAAALEFTGIKLDHPLRMAVSEETALTDIFRGVRKALKANGCKRAILVGHNSSFDLGFLNAAVARLDMKRNPFHPFSSFDTATLAGLAYGQTVLAKACQAADIDFDGREAHSARYDTEKTAELFCGIVNRWKEMGGWQDFDD; encoded by the coding sequence GTGAGTGAAGAGCATTTCGATGACGAACTGGACGGCAACGGCGGTTCAAGCGGCACTCGCCACCCTATGGCTGCCCGGTTCCGGGGCTACCTGCCGGTCGTGGTCGACGTAGAAACCGGCGGTTTCAACTCCGCCACCGATGCGCTGCTGGAAATCGCCGCGACCACCATCGGCATGGACGAAAAAGGCTTTGTGTTCCCCGACCACACCTATTTCTTTCGCGTCGAGCCCTTCGAAGGCGCCAACATCGAAGCCGCGGCCCTGGAATTCACCGGGATCAAGCTCGACCACCCATTACGCATGGCCGTCAGTGAAGAAACGGCCCTGACCGACATCTTCCGCGGTGTGCGCAAGGCGCTGAAGGCCAACGGTTGCAAACGCGCGATCCTGGTCGGGCATAACAGCAGCTTCGACCTCGGTTTCCTCAACGCGGCCGTCGCGCGGCTGGACATGAAGCGCAACCCGTTCCACCCGTTCTCCAGCTTCGACACCGCAACCCTGGCCGGTCTGGCGTACGGCCAGACCGTGCTGGCCAAGGCCTGCCAGGCGGCCGACATCGATTTTGATGGCCGCGAAGCCCACTCGGCCCGCTACGACACCGAGAAGACCGCCGAGCTGTTTTGCGGCATCGTCAATCGCTGGAAGGAGATGGGTGGCTGGCAGGATTTCGACGACTGA
- the pyrC gene encoding dihydroorotase, protein MSDRLTLLRPDDWHIHLRDGAVLTHTVADVARTFGRAIIMPNLVPPVRNASEADGYRQRILAARPAGSRFEPLMVLYLTDRTQPEEIRDAKASGFVHAAKLYPAGATTNSDSGVTSIDKIFPALEAMAEVGMPLLIHGEVTRSDVDVFDREKIFIDEHMRRVVERFPTLKVVFEHITTGDAVQFVNEAAANVGATITAHHLLYNRNHMLVGGIRPHFYCLPILKRNTHQEALLDAATSGSTKFFLGTDSAPHARHAKEAACGCAGCYTAYAAIEMYAEAFEQRNALDKLEGFASLHGPRFYGLPVNTDRITLVRDEWTAPASLPFGEQTVIPLRAGEKLRWRLLEESA, encoded by the coding sequence ATGTCCGACCGCCTGACCCTGCTGCGTCCCGACGACTGGCATATTCATCTTCGCGATGGTGCTGTGTTGACCCATACCGTCGCCGATGTCGCGCGCACCTTCGGGCGCGCAATCATTATGCCTAACCTGGTTCCGCCGGTGCGCAATGCCAGCGAGGCCGACGGCTATCGCCAGCGTATCCTCGCCGCGCGCCCGGCCGGCAGCCGCTTCGAACCGCTGATGGTGCTTTACCTCACCGACCGTACCCAGCCCGAAGAAATCCGCGACGCCAAGGCCAGCGGCTTCGTCCACGCCGCCAAGCTGTACCCTGCCGGCGCCACGACGAACTCGGATTCCGGCGTCACCAGCATCGACAAGATCTTCCCGGCGCTGGAGGCCATGGCCGAAGTCGGCATGCCCCTGCTGATCCACGGTGAAGTCACCCGCAGCGATGTCGACGTGTTCGACCGCGAGAAGATCTTTATCGACGAGCACATGCGCCGCGTCGTGGAGCGCTTCCCGACCCTCAAGGTCGTGTTCGAGCACATCACCACCGGCGATGCCGTGCAGTTCGTCAACGAGGCTGCGGCCAACGTCGGCGCAACCATTACCGCCCATCACCTGTTGTACAACCGCAACCACATGCTGGTGGGCGGGATCCGGCCGCACTTCTATTGCCTGCCGATCCTCAAGCGCAACACCCACCAGGAAGCCCTGCTCGACGCCGCCACCAGTGGCAGCACCAAGTTTTTCCTCGGCACGGACTCGGCGCCCCACGCTCGCCATGCCAAGGAAGCCGCCTGCGGTTGCGCCGGTTGCTACACCGCCTATGCCGCCATCGAGATGTACGCCGAGGCGTTCGAACAACGCAACGCGCTGGACAAGCTCGAAGGTTTCGCCAGCCTCCATGGTCCACGTTTCTATGGCCTGCCGGTGAACACCGACCGTATTACCCTGGTCCGCGACGAGTGGACCGCCCCCGCCAGCCTGCCCTTCGGCGAGCAGACTGTCATCCCGCTGCGCGCCGGTGAAAAACTGCGCTGGCGCCTGCTGGAGGAAAGCGCGTGA
- a CDS encoding bacterioferritin-associated ferredoxin yields MYVCLCTGVTDGQIREAIYEGCCSYREVRQATGVASQCGKCACLAKEVVRETLAKVQTAQASIPFPVEFTAA; encoded by the coding sequence ATGTATGTATGCCTCTGCACCGGCGTCACCGACGGGCAAATCCGCGAAGCGATCTACGAAGGTTGCTGCAGCTATCGCGAAGTCCGCCAGGCCACCGGCGTAGCCAGCCAATGCGGCAAATGCGCCTGCCTGGCCAAGGAAGTGGTTCGTGAAACCCTCGCCAAAGTGCAAACGGCCCAGGCGTCGATCCCTTTCCCCGTGGAATTCACCGCCGCGTAA
- a CDS encoding response regulator transcription factor encodes MNKVLIVDDHPVIRLAVRLLMERHGYEVIAETDNGVDALQLAREQAPDIVILDIGIPKLDGLEVIARLTTNPSPLKVLVLTSQAPGHFSMRCMQTGAAGYVCKQQDLTELLSAIKAVLSGYSYFPNQALHTVRSSLGNASESDMVDRLSGREMMVLQQLARGKTNKEIADGMFLSNKTVSTYKTRLLLKLNARSLVDLIELAQRNGLV; translated from the coding sequence ATGAATAAAGTGCTGATCGTCGATGATCATCCCGTCATTCGTCTTGCTGTACGTTTACTGATGGAGCGTCATGGTTATGAAGTTATTGCCGAAACGGATAACGGCGTCGATGCGTTACAACTTGCCCGGGAGCAGGCACCTGATATTGTCATCCTGGATATTGGTATTCCGAAACTGGACGGGCTGGAAGTCATCGCGCGTCTGACCACCAATCCTTCACCACTGAAAGTGCTGGTGCTGACCTCTCAGGCACCTGGGCATTTTTCGATGCGATGCATGCAGACGGGGGCGGCCGGATATGTGTGCAAGCAACAGGATCTCACGGAGTTGTTGAGTGCAATAAAGGCGGTACTCTCCGGCTACAGCTATTTTCCCAACCAGGCGCTGCACACGGTGCGTTCGAGCCTTGGCAATGCCAGCGAATCCGATATGGTGGATCGTTTGTCCGGGCGAGAAATGATGGTGCTGCAGCAACTGGCTCGCGGAAAAACCAACAAGGAAATAGCCGATGGAATGTTTTTGAGCAACAAGACCGTCAGTACCTACAAGACCCGTTTATTGTTGAAGCTGAACGCCCGTTCGCTGGTCGACCTGATCGAGCTGGCACAGCGTAACGGGTTGGTGTGA
- a CDS encoding RnfABCDGE type electron transport complex subunit D has protein sequence MPLAEAPDERLRQAMMRVLLATLPGVLALMWFYGWGVALNLLLSGLTALAVEALVLRLRHRPLKPELNDGSALVSATLLAVALPAYCPWWLTVTAAACALLFGKHLWGGVGNNPFNPAMLGYALVLVAFPAHMSQWPMPHGVGLLEGLQQVFGVHPTPDAWAGATALDSLRINKSLTINELFASNPAFGRFGGRGAEWINLAFLAGGLFLLQQRVFSWHAPVGMLATLFTISLLCWNGSGSDSHGSPLFHLLTGATLLGAFFIVTEPVSGPKAPLARLLFGAGVGLLVYLIRIWGGYPDGVAFAVLLMNLGVPALERFVEARQGRQAS, from the coding sequence ATGCCACTTGCTGAGGCCCCGGACGAACGGCTGCGCCAAGCGATGATGCGCGTGCTGTTGGCCACACTGCCCGGTGTACTGGCGTTGATGTGGTTCTATGGCTGGGGCGTGGCGCTCAACCTGCTGCTGTCCGGGCTCACCGCCTTGGCGGTCGAAGCACTGGTGCTGCGCTTGCGGCACCGACCGCTAAAACCCGAACTGAACGATGGCAGCGCGCTGGTCAGCGCCACGCTGCTGGCCGTGGCCTTGCCGGCCTACTGCCCATGGTGGCTGACCGTTACCGCGGCCGCCTGCGCCTTGTTGTTCGGCAAGCATCTGTGGGGCGGGGTCGGCAACAATCCGTTCAACCCGGCCATGCTCGGGTACGCCCTGGTGCTGGTGGCGTTCCCCGCCCATATGAGTCAATGGCCAATGCCCCACGGCGTCGGTTTGCTTGAAGGCCTGCAACAGGTGTTCGGCGTTCATCCCACACCCGATGCCTGGGCCGGCGCGACAGCGCTGGACAGCCTGCGCATCAACAAAAGCCTGACCATCAATGAGCTGTTCGCCAGCAACCCGGCGTTCGGACGCTTCGGTGGTCGCGGGGCCGAGTGGATCAACCTGGCATTCCTGGCGGGCGGCCTGTTTCTGCTGCAACAACGCGTGTTCAGCTGGCACGCGCCGGTGGGCATGCTGGCCACCCTGTTCACCATCAGCCTGCTGTGCTGGAACGGTTCCGGCTCGGACTCCCACGGTTCACCGCTGTTTCATCTGCTGACCGGAGCGACCTTGCTGGGGGCGTTTTTTATCGTAACCGAACCGGTTTCGGGGCCCAAGGCGCCGCTCGCCCGCCTGCTGTTCGGCGCAGGCGTGGGGCTGCTGGTCTACCTGATCCGCATCTGGGGCGGCTACCCGGACGGCGTGGCGTTTGCAGTGCTGCTGATGAACCTCGGGGTGCCGGCGCTGGAGCGTTTCGTCGAGGCTCGGCAAGGACGGCAAGCATCATGA
- a CDS encoding peroxiredoxin, with the protein MSVLVGKQAPDFTVPAVLGNGEIVDSFTLSSAIKGKYGLVFFYPLDFTFVCPSELIALDHRMDDFKARNVEVIAVSIDSHFTHNAWRNTPINNGGIGQVKYTMAADMKHEIAKAYDVESEGGVAFRGAFLIDDKGVVRSQIINDLPLGRNMEELIRLVDALQFHEEHGEVCPANWKKGDKGMTASPEGVAAYLGEHSDKL; encoded by the coding sequence ATGAGCGTACTCGTAGGCAAGCAAGCCCCTGACTTCACCGTTCCTGCCGTTCTTGGCAATGGCGAAATCGTCGACAGCTTCACCCTGTCCTCGGCCATCAAAGGCAAATACGGCCTGGTGTTCTTCTATCCGCTGGACTTCACCTTCGTCTGCCCGTCCGAGCTGATCGCCCTGGACCACCGCATGGACGACTTCAAGGCCCGCAACGTTGAGGTGATCGCGGTCTCGATCGACTCGCATTTCACCCACAACGCCTGGCGCAACACCCCAATCAACAATGGCGGTATCGGCCAGGTGAAATACACCATGGCTGCCGACATGAAGCACGAAATCGCCAAGGCCTACGACGTCGAGTCCGAAGGCGGCGTGGCTTTCCGTGGCGCGTTCCTGATCGACGACAAAGGCGTGGTCCGTTCGCAGATCATCAACGACCTGCCACTGGGTCGTAACATGGAAGAGCTGATCCGTCTGGTCGACGCCCTGCAATTCCACGAAGAGCACGGCGAAGTCTGCCCGGCCAACTGGAAGAAAGGCGACAAAGGCATGACCGCATCGCCTGAAGGCGTTGCTGCTTACCTGGGCGAGCACAGCGACAAGCTGTAA
- the grxD gene encoding Grx4 family monothiol glutaredoxin has protein sequence MDIIETIKDQIANNTVLLYMKGSPNAPQCGFSAKAAQAVMACGEKFAYVDILQNPEIRANLPKYANWPTFPQLWVAGELIGGSDIMTEMAADGSLQTTIKDAVQAAAAKKTEA, from the coding sequence ATGGATATCATCGAAACGATCAAAGACCAGATTGCCAACAACACCGTCCTGCTCTACATGAAAGGCTCGCCGAATGCGCCGCAGTGCGGTTTCTCGGCCAAGGCTGCTCAAGCGGTGATGGCGTGTGGCGAGAAGTTCGCCTACGTGGACATCCTGCAGAACCCGGAAATCCGTGCCAACCTGCCGAAGTACGCCAACTGGCCAACCTTCCCACAACTGTGGGTCGCGGGTGAGTTGATCGGCGGTAGCGACATCATGACCGAGATGGCTGCTGACGGCTCTCTGCAGACCACCATCAAGGACGCTGTGCAAGCAGCTGCGGCGAAGAAGACCGAAGCCTGA
- a CDS encoding argininosuccinate synthase has product MADVNKVVLAYSGGLDTSVILKWLQDTYNCEVVTFTADLGQGEEVEPARAKAQAMGVKEIYIDDLREEFVRDFVFPMFRANTVYEGEYLLGTSIARPLIAKRLIEIANETGADAISHGATGKGNDQVRFELGAYALKPGVKVIAPWREWDLLSREKLMDYAEKHAIPIERHGKKKSPYSMDANLLHISYEGGVLEDTWTEHEEDMWRWTVSPEKAPDAPQYLELTYRNGDIVALDGVEMTPATVLATLNRIGGEHGIGRLDIVENRYVGMKSRGCYETPGGTIMLRAHRAIESITLDREVAHLKDELMPKYASLIYTGYWWSPERLMLQQMIDASQVNVNGVVRLKLYKGNVIVTGRKSDDSLFDANIATFEEDGGAYNQADAAGFIKLNALRMRIAANKGRKLF; this is encoded by the coding sequence ATGGCGGACGTAAACAAGGTCGTTCTGGCGTATTCCGGCGGCCTGGACACTTCGGTGATCCTCAAGTGGCTGCAGGACACTTATAACTGCGAAGTGGTGACCTTCACCGCTGACCTGGGGCAGGGCGAAGAAGTCGAGCCTGCACGCGCCAAGGCTCAGGCCATGGGCGTCAAAGAGATCTACATCGATGACCTGCGCGAAGAGTTCGTCCGCGACTTCGTGTTCCCGATGTTCCGCGCCAACACCGTTTACGAAGGCGAGTACCTGCTCGGTACGTCCATCGCCCGTCCGCTGATCGCCAAGCGCCTGATCGAAATCGCCAACGAAACCGGCGCCGATGCCATTTCCCATGGCGCCACCGGCAAAGGCAACGACCAGGTGCGTTTCGAACTGGGCGCCTATGCTCTCAAGCCTGGCGTGAAAGTCATTGCCCCGTGGCGCGAATGGGACCTGCTGTCCCGTGAAAAACTGATGGATTACGCCGAGAAGCACGCGATCCCGATCGAGCGTCACGGCAAGAAGAAATCCCCGTACTCGATGGATGCCAACCTGCTGCACATCTCCTATGAGGGCGGCGTGCTGGAAGACACCTGGACCGAGCACGAAGAAGACATGTGGCGCTGGACCGTCTCCCCGGAGAAAGCGCCTGATGCCCCGCAGTACCTGGAACTGACCTATCGCAACGGCGATATCGTTGCGCTGGACGGCGTGGAAATGACCCCGGCCACGGTGCTGGCGACCCTGAACCGCATCGGTGGGGAACACGGCATCGGTCGTCTGGACATCGTCGAGAACCGTTATGTCGGCATGAAGTCCCGTGGTTGCTACGAAACCCCAGGCGGCACCATCATGCTGCGTGCGCACCGGGCAATCGAATCGATCACCCTGGACCGCGAAGTGGCGCACCTCAAGGACGAGCTGATGCCCAAGTACGCCAGCCTGATCTACACCGGTTACTGGTGGAGCCCTGAGCGTCTGATGCTGCAACAGATGATCGACGCCTCCCAGGTCAATGTGAACGGTGTCGTACGCCTGAAACTGTACAAGGGCAACGTGATCGTGACCGGACGCAAGTCCGACGATTCGCTGTTCGATGCCAACATCGCGACCTTCGAAGAGGACGGTGGCGCCTACAACCAGGCCGACGCGGCCGGCTTCATCAAGCTCAATGCCTTGCGCATGCGCATCGCGGCGAACAAGGGCCGCAAGCTGTTCTGA
- a CDS encoding Rnf-Nqr domain containing protein encodes MNKQPLLTRGLLLVPLIGASNSWGNALGLWLAWTLISGGHGLAMGLLRPRLGAYQRLLASVILAATLTACASLAAQAWLLEWYRPLSLYIGWIALSCVTLEHDSFFIESRLPGSIKLTGLFGLLMIGLGALRELIGNGVPLALLAPGGFLLLGLLLAAHQACTLAKPQSTSEETPRP; translated from the coding sequence ATGAATAAACAGCCGCTACTGACCCGCGGCCTGCTGCTCGTTCCTTTGATCGGCGCGAGCAACTCATGGGGCAATGCGCTGGGCCTATGGCTGGCGTGGACCCTGATCAGCGGCGGCCACGGCTTGGCAATGGGCCTCTTGCGGCCGCGCCTGGGCGCCTATCAGCGCTTACTCGCCTCCGTCATCCTGGCCGCTACCCTGACCGCTTGCGCCAGCCTTGCCGCGCAGGCCTGGTTGCTGGAATGGTACCGCCCGTTGAGCCTTTACATCGGTTGGATAGCCTTGAGCTGTGTGACGCTGGAACACGACAGCTTTTTCATCGAGTCGCGCCTGCCAGGCTCTATCAAGCTGACGGGGCTGTTCGGTCTGTTGATGATCGGCCTGGGCGCCCTGCGCGAACTGATCGGTAATGGCGTGCCATTGGCCCTGCTGGCCCCCGGAGGGTTCCTGCTGCTCGGTCTGCTGCTGGCGGCCCACCAGGCTTGTACGCTTGCCAAACCCCAATCCACCTCCGAGGAAACGCCGCGCCCATGA
- the nth gene encoding endonuclease III has protein sequence MNAAKRLEIFRRFHEDNPEPKTELAYSSPFELLIAVILSAQSTDVGVNKATAKLFPLANTPEAIHALGVEGLSEYIKTIGLFNSKAKNVIETCRLLIERHGSVVPQTREALEDLPGVGRKTANVVLNTAFRQLTMAVDTHIFRVSNRTGLAPGKNVVEVEKKLMKFVPKEFLLDSHHWLILHGRYVCLARKPRCGSCRIEDLCEYKDKTSDD, from the coding sequence ATGAACGCCGCAAAACGCCTGGAAATATTTCGTCGCTTTCACGAAGACAACCCCGAGCCGAAAACCGAACTGGCCTATTCCTCGCCGTTCGAGTTGTTGATCGCGGTGATCCTCTCGGCACAGTCCACCGATGTCGGTGTCAACAAGGCCACGGCCAAGCTGTTTCCGCTGGCCAACACTCCGGAGGCGATCCATGCCCTGGGCGTCGAGGGCCTGTCCGAGTACATCAAGACCATCGGGCTGTTCAACAGCAAGGCAAAGAACGTGATCGAAACCTGCCGTCTGCTGATCGAGCGCCATGGCAGTGTCGTTCCCCAGACCCGCGAAGCGCTGGAAGACCTTCCCGGCGTAGGTCGCAAGACGGCCAACGTGGTGCTCAATACCGCATTTCGCCAGTTGACCATGGCCGTCGACACCCACATTTTCCGCGTCAGCAACCGAACCGGCCTGGCGCCGGGCAAGAACGTGGTGGAAGTGGAGAAGAAGCTGATGAAGTTCGTGCCCAAGGAGTTTCTACTCGACTCCCATCACTGGCTGATCCTGCACGGGCGCTACGTCTGCCTGGCACGCAAGCCGCGCTGTGGCAGTTGCCGGATCGAAGACCTGTGCGAATACAAGGACAAGACCTCTGACGATTGA
- a CDS encoding PA3496 family putative envelope integrity protein gives MSTGKEQLDVEDDFIAVETEDAEPVVEVPKTNLSKRRTIDNLLEERRLKKQLADYDFDL, from the coding sequence ATGAGTACTGGCAAAGAACAACTGGATGTAGAAGACGATTTCATCGCCGTTGAAACCGAAGACGCCGAACCGGTGGTGGAAGTGCCCAAGACCAATCTGAGCAAGCGCCGCACCATCGACAACCTGCTGGAAGAGCGCCGCCTGAAGAAGCAGCTGGCCGATTACGACTTTGACCTCTGA